Proteins encoded by one window of Dietzia sp. B32:
- a CDS encoding IS481 family transposase, which yields MSHANAPLTPTGRLRLARCVVVDDWVPRRAAERFGVSVTTARKWARRYRQLGKAGMVDRSSRPHHNPTQTPRRRERRVLGLRVSRRWGPARIAYHLGMQPSTVHKILSRYSCVRLAFTDPATGAPVRAHTRRPRRYEHEAPGDLVHVDIKKLGRIPDGGGHKVLGRVKGKRDRKRGMGYWYIHNAVDDHSRLAYSELLEDERKETAAAFWHRAHAYFADAGITVRRVLTDNGSCYRSHAFAEALGGNITHKRTRPYRPQTNGKVERYNRTMLEEWAYATAYVSESDRAARLPAFLHHYNFHRGHTALRGASPADRVHNLRGQY from the coding sequence GTGTCCCACGCTAACGCCCCGCTGACTCCGACGGGAAGACTGCGTCTGGCTCGGTGTGTCGTCGTCGACGATTGGGTACCGCGGCGAGCGGCGGAGCGGTTCGGTGTCTCGGTCACCACCGCCCGCAAGTGGGCCCGCCGGTACCGGCAGCTGGGCAAGGCCGGCATGGTCGACCGCTCCAGCCGCCCGCACCACAACCCGACCCAGACGCCGCGGCGGCGGGAACGCCGCGTGCTCGGTCTGCGCGTATCCCGCCGGTGGGGCCCGGCCCGGATCGCCTACCACCTGGGCATGCAACCGTCCACGGTGCACAAGATCCTGTCCCGCTACAGCTGCGTCAGGCTGGCATTCACCGACCCGGCCACCGGCGCGCCCGTCCGGGCGCACACGCGGCGCCCGCGTCGCTACGAGCACGAGGCGCCGGGCGATCTGGTGCATGTGGACATCAAGAAACTTGGCCGCATCCCCGACGGAGGCGGGCACAAGGTCTTGGGCCGGGTGAAGGGAAAGCGTGACCGCAAACGCGGGATGGGCTACTGGTACATCCACAATGCCGTCGACGACCACTCACGCCTGGCCTACAGCGAGCTTCTAGAAGACGAGCGCAAGGAGACCGCGGCCGCGTTCTGGCACCGGGCCCACGCCTACTTCGCCGACGCCGGGATCACCGTGCGGCGGGTGCTGACCGACAACGGCTCCTGCTACCGCTCCCACGCCTTCGCCGAGGCCCTCGGAGGCAATATCACACACAAGCGCACCCGCCCGTACCGCCCGCAGACCAACGGCAAGGTCGAGCGCTACAACCGCACCATGCTCGAAGAATGGGCCTACGCCACCGCGTACGTCAGCGAATCCGACCGCGCGGCTCGCCTACCCGCATTCCTGCACCACTACAATTTCCACCGCGGCCACACCGCGCTACGAGGCGCCTCACCCGCAGACCGCGTACACAACCTGCGTGGGCAGTACA